The following are encoded together in the Clostridium sp. BJN0013 genome:
- a CDS encoding diguanylate cyclase yields the protein MNKLKKYYHKKMECDKIYRRALNGADYGIWEWNMDEFTNNIVYEKDKELAIKDLYEYINGNKLFYQSTFRLKNEDSTWVLIKGRILKGESGCCRLFSEMMSEVNEDKLSKNWNEITNIPNRVFFLKKIDNSLNMDKLHNKRVALIYINIDNFKSLNTIFGYNVEDIILMLFAQSIIRILNKYSELGRIGGSEFAILVHEFNTMKDVEKICNKIHRYFKDPFKIMNYKVYITVTIGVSIFPKHGSDSYELLKYCYFAIDNSKNREKIDIFF from the coding sequence ATGAATAAACTTAAGAAATATTATCACAAGAAAATGGAATGTGATAAAATCTATAGGCGCGCATTAAATGGTGCAGATTATGGTATATGGGAATGGAATATGGATGAATTTACTAATAATATAGTTTATGAAAAAGATAAGGAATTAGCAATAAAGGATCTATATGAGTATATTAATGGTAATAAATTATTTTATCAGAGTACTTTTAGATTGAAAAATGAGGATTCAACCTGGGTTTTAATTAAAGGCAGAATATTAAAAGGTGAATCTGGATGTTGTAGATTATTTTCTGAAATGATGTCAGAAGTCAATGAAGATAAACTAAGTAAAAATTGGAATGAAATTACTAATATTCCCAATAGAGTATTTTTCCTGAAGAAAATTGATAATTCCTTAAATATGGACAAACTACATAATAAGAGGGTAGCACTTATCTATATTAATATTGATAATTTTAAAAGCTTAAATACTATTTTTGGTTATAATGTGGAAGATATAATTTTAATGTTGTTCGCCCAATCAATCATTAGAATTCTTAATAAATATAGTGAATTAGGAAGAATAGGAGGAAGTGAATTTGCAATATTAGTTCATGAGTTTAATACCATGAAGGATGTGGAGAAAATATGTAATAAAATACATAGATATTTTAAAGATCCTTTTAAAATAATGAATTATAAAGTTTATATAACAGTTACTATAGGAGTATCAATTTTTCCCAAGCATGGATCAGATAGTTATGAATTATTAAAATATTGTTATTTTGCAATAGATAATTCTAAAAACAGGGAAAAAATCGATATATTTTTTTGA
- a CDS encoding TetR/AcrR family transcriptional regulator, with amino-acid sequence MEDKKILIYDCAKKLFNEKGFKDTNVSEITKKAGMAVGTFYNYSES; translated from the coding sequence GTGGAAGATAAAAAAATACTGATTTACGATTGTGCAAAGAAATTGTTCAATGAAAAAGGCTTTAAGGATACTAATGTATCTGAGATTACAAAAAAAGCTGGGATGGCTGTAGGAACCTTTTATAATTACTCTGAATCGTAA
- a CDS encoding helix-turn-helix domain-containing protein: protein MEDIKLIIGTNLKNIRKKRQLTLEMLSKLTNVSTSMLGEIERGITNPTITVLWKIADGLKSPFTDLINEEKPQISVIYNNDAKTIINESGFKLFSLFNFDPVKKIEIYYKISEVGSSYEFKGHVVGIEEYIMICDGIMNLQIGNKNYILSKGDIYHRYKNEGDSPLSAYMILYYGVT, encoded by the coding sequence ATGGAAGATATAAAATTAATAATTGGCACAAATTTAAAAAATATAAGAAAAAAAAGACAGCTTACTTTGGAAATGCTTTCAAAACTTACAAATGTAAGCACAAGTATGTTAGGAGAAATAGAACGTGGAATTACAAATCCCACCATTACAGTGCTCTGGAAAATAGCCGATGGTCTTAAGAGCCCTTTCACAGATTTAATAAATGAAGAAAAACCTCAAATTTCCGTAATTTATAATAATGATGCTAAAACTATTATTAATGAATCAGGATTCAAATTATTTTCATTATTTAATTTTGACCCTGTAAAAAAAATAGAAATATACTATAAAATTTCAGAAGTTGGTTCATCCTATGAGTTCAAAGGCCACGTTGTTGGTATAGAAGAATATATAATGATTTGTGATGGAATAATGAATTTACAAATTGGCAATAAAAACTATATCCTATCTAAAGGAGATATATATCATCGTTATAAAAATGAAGGAGATTCACCATTAAGTGCATATATGATTTTATACTATGGAGTTACTTAA
- a CDS encoding flavodoxin family protein: MKTLIIYESIHHGNTEKIGKIIGEALNGDIRKINDVNLNALNEYDLIGFGSGIYYGKLHKNILNFIDNLKIMSHKKAFVFSTSGQGRIKYNKLVEQKLKEKNFEVIGSFTCKGYDTFGPFKLFGGIAKGRPNDNDFKKAKEFAKDLLKF; the protein is encoded by the coding sequence TTGAAAACTCTAATAATATATGAATCCATACATCATGGTAATACTGAAAAAATAGGTAAAATAATAGGGGAAGCATTAAATGGAGACATAAGAAAAATAAATGATGTAAATTTAAATGCTTTAAATGAATATGACTTGATAGGGTTTGGCTCAGGTATATATTATGGCAAATTACATAAAAATATTCTTAATTTTATTGATAACTTAAAAATTATGTCTCATAAAAAAGCATTTGTATTTTCTACAAGTGGACAAGGCAGAATTAAATATAATAAATTAGTAGAACAAAAACTAAAAGAAAAAAACTTTGAAGTTATTGGTAGTTTTACATGTAAAGGCTATGATACCTTTGGACCATTTAAATTATTTGGAGGAATTGCAAAGGGCAGACCTAATGATAATGATTTTAAAAAAGCTAAAGAGTTTGCAAAAGATCTTTTAAAATTTTAA
- a CDS encoding flavin reductase — protein sequence MYKFNEIKPEELNKNAFQLIGKDWMLITAEKDAKVNTMTAAWGGLGVMFGKNVTYIVIRPQRYTKEFVDNSSTFSLSFLDNSFRKQLNYLGTTSGRDEDKISNSNLSINHENNTPYIGEANLVIICRKLYAQDFSSKHFIDTQLDKKCYPDKDYHTLYISEIEKILIGK from the coding sequence ATGTATAAATTCAATGAAATTAAACCTGAAGAATTAAATAAAAATGCCTTTCAACTTATAGGCAAAGATTGGATGCTTATTACTGCTGAAAAAGATGCTAAAGTAAATACTATGACTGCCGCTTGGGGAGGTTTAGGTGTTATGTTTGGTAAAAATGTAACCTATATTGTTATAAGGCCCCAACGTTATACTAAGGAGTTTGTAGATAACTCAAGTACCTTTTCTTTATCCTTTTTAGATAATAGCTTTAGAAAACAATTAAATTACCTAGGAACTACATCTGGTAGAGACGAAGATAAAATTTCAAATTCTAATTTAAGCATTAACCATGAGAATAATACCCCTTATATTGGAGAAGCAAACCTTGTAATTATATGTAGAAAATTATATGCTCAAGATTTTAGTTCTAAACATTTCATCGATACTCAATTAGATAAAAAATGTTATCCTGACAAAGATTATCATACTTTATATATCTCTGAAATAGAAAAAATTCTTATTGGCAAATAA
- a CDS encoding IS4 family transposase, giving the protein MRNNTTIFDIFQTLLKKEEVITVCAVLGYKDTSRKFTVYDLFQFFIATATNEYKSFRAGSDFMNEAGLRAVDYSTISKKAANVDYKIAKKLFEILITKCNRSTRRILKLPKDLLAVDSTTITVGEGRLKWAKFKGNKSGIKLHVALNVNTLMPQKVIETTANKHDGPIGEKLINTDCILVEDRAYGKHKRYDMFKSIKQAFVIRIKDNITLSYPKNIKSLRTENSNIIKDVTCYLGEGSSKTENRFRVVQFSDFYGKSIRVCTNLMAITPEKIADIYKERWKVESFFRFIKQNLNVKRLFGTSENAVYNQLFIALIAYVLLHFSYVNVSQNFKFVKLSFCEFVRKLLNSTLQDEVQVCIDLLFKNINNYQICLW; this is encoded by the coding sequence ATGAGAAATAATACCACTATATTTGATATATTTCAAACACTTTTAAAAAAAGAAGAAGTAATTACAGTATGTGCGGTTTTAGGCTATAAGGATACATCAAGAAAATTCACAGTATATGATTTGTTTCAATTTTTTATAGCGACAGCAACTAATGAATACAAAAGTTTTAGAGCTGGTTCAGATTTTATGAATGAAGCTGGATTAAGAGCAGTTGATTATTCCACAATTTCGAAGAAAGCAGCAAATGTAGATTATAAAATAGCTAAGAAATTATTTGAGATTCTTATAACTAAATGCAATCGTTCAACTCGAAGAATACTTAAATTACCAAAAGATTTATTAGCAGTAGATTCCACTACTATAACTGTTGGTGAAGGCAGATTGAAATGGGCAAAGTTCAAAGGTAATAAGTCAGGAATAAAGCTGCATGTGGCTCTTAATGTAAATACTTTAATGCCTCAAAAAGTCATTGAAACTACTGCAAACAAACATGATGGTCCAATAGGTGAAAAACTTATTAATACAGATTGTATCTTGGTAGAAGATAGAGCTTATGGGAAACATAAGAGATATGATATGTTTAAATCTATAAAACAAGCATTTGTCATAAGAATCAAAGACAATATAACTCTAAGTTATCCAAAAAACATAAAAAGTTTAAGAACTGAAAATTCTAATATAATCAAGGATGTTACTTGTTATCTTGGAGAAGGCTCTTCTAAAACTGAAAATAGATTTAGAGTTGTTCAATTTAGTGACTTCTATGGAAAATCCATAAGGGTATGTACTAACTTAATGGCTATTACACCTGAAAAAATTGCAGATATCTATAAAGAAAGATGGAAAGTTGAAAGCTTTTTTAGATTTATAAAGCAAAATTTGAATGTTAAAAGATTGTTTGGAACAAGTGAAAATGCAGTTTACAATCAACTTTTTATAGCTTTAATTGCGTATGTATTACTTCATTTTTCTTATGTTAATGTGTCTCAAAATTTCAAATTTGTTAAGTTATCATTTTGTGAGTTTGTTAGAAAACTTCTTAATTCTACACTTCAAGACGAAGTTCAAGTATGCATTGACTTATTATTTAAAAATATCAATAATTATCAAATTTGTTTATGGTGA
- a CDS encoding ASCH domain-containing protein — protein sequence MIILENGGGDLIKVLTIKQPWASLIVLGEKKIETRSWKTKYRGSLLIHAGKTINGSVCLLHPFKEVLDKYFERFIDMPTGVIMAKCNLMDCIKVLHEDGLTAKLENNFIVQNDEYNFGDYTPGRYAWILKDIEMLKKAIPVRGKLGIWDYDDFY from the coding sequence ATTATTATATTAGAAAATGGGGGAGGAGATCTCATAAAAGTATTAACAATTAAGCAGCCTTGGGCAAGTCTTATAGTTCTTGGTGAAAAGAAAATTGAAACAAGATCCTGGAAAACTAAATATCGTGGGTCATTATTGATACATGCGGGAAAGACTATAAATGGAAGTGTTTGCTTATTGCATCCATTTAAGGAAGTATTGGATAAGTATTTTGAACGATTTATAGATATGCCTACCGGGGTTATTATGGCTAAGTGTAATTTGATGGATTGTATAAAGGTTTTACATGAAGATGGATTAACTGCTAAATTAGAAAATAATTTTATAGTTCAAAATGATGAATATAATTTTGGAGATTATACTCCAGGCAGATATGCATGGATCTTAAAGGATATAGAGATGCTTAAGAAAGCAATACCTGTAAGGGGTAAATTAGGTATATGGGACTATGATGATTTTTACTAA
- a CDS encoding helix-turn-helix domain-containing protein yields MLSDRLKKLRNENNLLQKEIAEKLKITTSAYGFYEQGKRTPDTETLNKIAEFYNVSIDYLLGRTNIRDSVDKITNSLNSDPEISEFWNSLINREDLQLLFKQTKDLSPKNINRIIRIIKAIKDDEDKTKG; encoded by the coding sequence ATGCTAAGTGATCGTTTAAAAAAGCTTAGAAATGAAAACAATCTTTTACAAAAAGAAATAGCTGAAAAACTTAAGATTACAACAAGCGCATACGGATTTTATGAACAGGGGAAGAGAACTCCTGATACAGAAACATTAAATAAAATAGCTGAATTTTATAATGTTTCAATAGACTACTTGCTGGGAAGAACCAATATTCGTGATTCAGTCGATAAGATAACTAATTCTCTAAATAGCGATCCAGAAATATCAGAATTTTGGAATTCACTAATAAATAGAGAAGATTTACAATTACTTTTTAAACAAACTAAAGATTTATCCCCTAAAAATATTAACAGAATAATCAGAATCATAAAAGCCATCAAAGATGACGAAGATAAGACTAAAGGATAA
- a CDS encoding guanylate kinase yields the protein MKDRIVCLVGESGSGKSTIAELLENEGYNYIQSYTDRPRRYKNERGHIFITRKEYFQVIIKDKLKKDIIAPTCFGGNHYFATKKQYKGKGVSIYVIDAKGVKQLRQTIKDAKIVVIYLKCDKWTRAIRMWCRKNKNNVVSYSCPENWDNIDTDIKERILHDEQSFKVVSCDYVVDANRDIEEVLKDVKNIINT from the coding sequence TTGAAAGATAGAATAGTATGTTTAGTAGGAGAATCCGGATCTGGAAAGAGTACAATTGCAGAATTACTGGAAAATGAAGGATATAACTACATTCAAAGCTATACAGATAGACCTAGAAGATATAAAAATGAAAGAGGACATATATTTATTACAAGGAAAGAATATTTTCAGGTTATTATAAAAGATAAACTTAAAAAAGATATAATAGCTCCCACTTGTTTTGGAGGAAATCATTATTTTGCCACTAAAAAACAATATAAGGGAAAAGGAGTATCAATTTATGTAATAGATGCTAAGGGAGTAAAGCAATTAAGGCAAACTATAAAAGATGCTAAAATTGTAGTTATATATCTAAAATGTGATAAATGGACTAGAGCCATAAGAATGTGGTGTAGGAAAAATAAAAATAATGTGGTATCATATTCTTGCCCTGAAAATTGGGATAATATAGATACAGATATAAAAGAAAGAATACTGCATGATGAACAAAGTTTTAAGGTAGTTTCATGTGATTATGTAGTAGATGCCAATAGAGACATTGAAGAAGTTTTAAAAGATGTCAAAAATATTATAAACACATAA
- a CDS encoding GH25 family lysozyme, with product MIKGVDISNLNGLVNINLIKNRGNSFIIAKATEGSTFVDKYYSYNIKQAKDLGLIVGAYHFARFQNKTKAIEEANFFKSIVSGYKPDFVVLDVERQVSGDITEVCLAFLDIISTIASALIYSNPSYIRSYLNSNITKYPLWIAHYEVSSPSTVLWDDYVIWQYTTKGQISGISGYFDLNYMAELFYNSFGTRQPVKPSPLIAQIKALQYNLNIDYNAKLIIDGIVGPATMAALKGIQNIVVKGHRSHVILWIQQKLEQYGYLKENSYTSMLYDEATFQAVTELQKNWERPTDGVLRPETWGVFLNN from the coding sequence ATGATTAAAGGAGTAGATATAAGTAATTTAAATGGTTTAGTCAATATAAATTTAATAAAAAATCGGGGGAATTCTTTTATAATTGCAAAAGCCACTGAAGGAAGTACCTTTGTAGATAAATATTACAGTTATAATATAAAACAAGCTAAAGACCTGGGACTTATTGTAGGAGCTTATCATTTTGCCAGGTTTCAGAATAAAACAAAAGCAATTGAAGAAGCAAACTTTTTTAAATCCATTGTTTCGGGATATAAACCTGATTTTGTAGTTTTGGATGTTGAACGACAGGTTAGTGGAGACATTACAGAAGTATGTCTAGCTTTTTTAGATATAATCTCAACTATTGCATCAGCACTTATTTATAGTAATCCAAGCTATATAAGATCATATTTAAACAGTAATATAACAAAATATCCTCTGTGGATAGCCCATTATGAGGTTAGCAGTCCAAGTACTGTATTATGGGATGATTATGTTATATGGCAGTATACAACGAAAGGACAAATATCAGGAATAAGTGGCTATTTTGATTTAAACTATATGGCAGAATTATTTTATAATAGTTTTGGTACAAGACAACCAGTAAAACCAAGTCCACTTATAGCTCAAATTAAAGCACTTCAATATAACTTGAATATAGATTATAATGCAAAGCTAATTATAGATGGAATAGTAGGTCCAGCTACTATGGCAGCATTGAAAGGAATTCAGAATATTGTTGTAAAGGGTCATAGATCTCATGTAATTCTCTGGATTCAACAGAAACTAGAACAATATGGATATCTAAAGGAAAATTCCTATACTTCAATGTTGTATGACGAAGCAACTTTTCAAGCTGTAACTGAACTCCAGAAGAACTGGGAAAGGCCAACTGATGGTGTATTAAGACCTGAGACTTGGGGAGTATTTTTAAATAACTAA
- a CDS encoding MBL fold metallo-hydrolase yields MLLNFLGRGSAFNTKEGNNSAFVKIKNELILLDCGENIFERIINRKILKNVSDIHVLITHMDSDHIGSLSSLIYYCYYIKHIVVEVSFPTRELYDFLKLQGHIENQNYKFNLIGTDINNTLNFINVKPIKVNHIKTLNCYGYLIYIKDKLIWYSGDCSNVSNVINEYVIEEFYQDTCLAEYKGNVHTSLKLLCKSISKDKRNKVYCMHIDCDELIEKAKYEGFNVVEVNSN; encoded by the coding sequence ATGTTATTAAATTTTTTAGGAAGGGGCTCAGCATTTAATACTAAAGAAGGGAATAACTCGGCTTTTGTAAAAATTAAAAATGAATTGATATTATTAGATTGTGGAGAAAATATTTTTGAGAGAATAATTAATAGAAAGATTTTAAAAAATGTAAGTGATATACATGTTTTAATTACGCATATGGATTCAGACCATATAGGAAGCTTAAGCAGTTTAATTTATTATTGCTATTATATAAAACATATAGTAGTTGAAGTGTCTTTCCCAACTAGGGAATTATATGATTTTTTGAAACTACAAGGTCATATAGAAAATCAGAATTATAAATTTAATCTTATAGGTACAGATATAAATAATACCTTGAATTTTATAAATGTAAAACCAATAAAAGTAAATCATATTAAAACATTAAATTGTTATGGATATTTAATTTATATAAAAGACAAGCTAATTTGGTATAGTGGTGATTGTAGTAATGTTTCTAATGTTATTAATGAATATGTAATTGAGGAGTTTTATCAAGATACTTGTTTGGCTGAATATAAAGGTAATGTTCACACTTCACTGAAACTATTGTGCAAATCTATTTCAAAAGATAAGAGAAATAAGGTATATTGTATGCATATCGATTGTGATGAATTAATTGAAAAAGCAAAGTATGAAGGTTTCAATGTTGTTGAAGTTAATTCAAATTAG
- a CDS encoding IS110 family transposase — protein sequence MSKFFNLPVVGIDVSADYSMVAVLAPDGAVYRKAFKIMHTSDGFSYLLKEMRKVEKEFSMKPSLFMESTGVYHLTLFHFLKNNELETFVINPLITNSNKNLGIRKVKNDKMDALTIANIAKFQNIKMSDYLDIPIFAVRSLCRDYYSLIDNRSQFKKKLSSDLRTFFPGYHNVFSDVAGVTSLAVLSKFSSPKAIVDAPKDDLIALLKENSCKSIDWCTNTYNKLLNAALSAVQIGITNNSFKVTIGINIKLLNIINEQIETLVNEIESAVKNDSTPASFKNNIALLLSFKGIGFITAVTIMSEIGDPTRFKHPKEMVVFFGIDPSVSQSGKFNSDQNKMSKRGTRFGRRALYAAALASIRKSKTGKPINSVLYQYRNKNLNGKKKKVALCAIMHKLVKYIFAVLRDQKPYEIREPKLHNQMYVTNFSRSVS from the coding sequence ATGTCAAAATTTTTTAATTTACCTGTAGTAGGTATCGATGTTTCTGCTGATTATTCTATGGTTGCAGTACTAGCCCCTGATGGAGCAGTTTATAGAAAGGCTTTCAAGATAATGCACACTTCTGATGGTTTCTCTTATCTTCTCAAAGAAATGAGAAAAGTGGAAAAAGAGTTCTCCATGAAACCATCACTTTTCATGGAATCAACTGGTGTTTACCATTTAACTCTTTTCCACTTCCTAAAGAATAACGAATTAGAAACTTTCGTTATAAATCCTCTTATTACTAATAGTAACAAAAATTTAGGAATAAGAAAAGTGAAAAATGATAAAATGGATGCCTTAACTATTGCAAACATAGCAAAATTTCAAAATATAAAAATGTCTGATTATTTAGATATCCCAATATTTGCTGTAAGATCACTTTGTCGTGATTACTACAGCCTTATAGATAACCGTTCCCAGTTCAAGAAAAAGTTATCTTCTGATCTTAGAACGTTTTTTCCTGGATATCATAATGTTTTTTCTGACGTAGCTGGTGTTACTTCATTAGCAGTTTTAAGTAAATTTTCATCCCCTAAAGCAATTGTTGATGCACCAAAAGATGATTTAATTGCTTTACTAAAGGAAAATTCTTGTAAATCAATTGACTGGTGTACAAACACATATAACAAACTTTTAAACGCTGCACTAAGTGCTGTACAAATAGGAATAACCAATAATTCCTTTAAAGTAACTATAGGCATAAATATAAAGCTTTTAAACATCATTAATGAACAAATTGAAACTCTAGTAAATGAAATAGAATCAGCAGTTAAAAATGACTCAACACCTGCTTCATTTAAGAACAACATAGCATTGCTTCTTTCTTTCAAAGGTATAGGCTTTATTACAGCTGTAACCATAATGAGTGAAATAGGCGATCCTACAAGGTTCAAGCATCCAAAAGAAATGGTTGTTTTCTTTGGAATTGACCCTTCAGTTAGTCAATCCGGGAAATTTAATAGTGACCAAAATAAAATGTCCAAGCGTGGTACACGCTTTGGTAGAAGAGCACTTTATGCTGCTGCTCTTGCATCAATAAGAAAATCCAAAACTGGTAAACCAATTAACAGTGTTCTTTACCAGTATCGCAATAAAAACTTAAATGGTAAGAAGAAGAAAGTTGCTCTTTGTGCAATTATGCACAAACTTGTAAAGTACATATTTGCAGTTCTTAGAGATCAAAAGCCTTATGAAATTCGTGAACCAAAACTGCACAACCAAATGTATGTTACTAATTTTTCAAGATCAGTTTCTTAA
- a CDS encoding CBO0543 family protein, producing the protein MSHIPFDIVLYPIIGVYMLYFIKNKKLKSFFIISFTALLTTFLEFLGVIAGRVIYNKGWSIHYTFFSYMFSYTTLYCLYLYLKKLKIFN; encoded by the coding sequence ATGTCACATATACCCTTTGATATTGTTCTTTATCCTATTATTGGAGTATATATGCTGTATTTTATTAAAAATAAAAAATTGAAATCTTTCTTTATTATTTCATTTACTGCTTTATTAACTACCTTTTTAGAATTTCTAGGTGTTATAGCTGGCAGAGTTATCTATAATAAAGGATGGTCCATACATTATACCTTTTTTTCTTATATGTTCTCTTATACTACACTCTATTGTTTATACTTATATCTTAAAAAGCTTAAAATATTTAATTGA
- a CDS encoding alpha/beta-type small acid-soluble spore protein produces MSRKNRILVPEARQGLEKLKIEAAEDLARYNKNHNSEKQLFSIGGQMVKKMVESYEKNLK; encoded by the coding sequence TTGTCCAGAAAAAATAGAATATTAGTACCAGAAGCACGACAAGGTCTCGAAAAATTAAAAATTGAAGCAGCAGAAGATCTAGCTAGATATAACAAAAATCATAATTCAGAAAAACAACTTTTTTCTATTGGTGGTCAAATGGTAAAAAAAATGGTTGAAAGTTATGAAAAAAATTTAAAATAA